The Nicotiana tabacum cultivar K326 chromosome 5, ASM71507v2, whole genome shotgun sequence sequence aaaccgttgattgtgttttcataggatatgcgactaatagtaaaacatatcgatttctggttcataaatcagaaaattctgacattcataataatacggttatataatcagataatgctgagttctttgaaaatatatatccgtataaaaaggaatgtgattCAATTGGTGAAgaatctaaacgacctcgggaagaaacaaaagaaagtacacttaaccaggaggatccaagacaTAGTAAAtttcaaagaacgtctacttcatttggaccagattttgtgactttcttattggaaaatgagcctcaaacattttaAAAAGCTATGttttcttcggaatcattgttatGGAAaaaggcagtcaatagtgaaataaaatccatattgaacaaccatacatgggaattggttgatcttcctcatggaaataaaccgttgggttctaaatggatctttaagaggaaaatgaaagatgatggtactattgacaaatctaaggcaagacttgtggtcaaagggtatagacaacgagaaggtcttgactatttttatacatactctccagttacaagaattacgtccatacgaatgttagtagcgttagctgcagtttatggtcttgaaattcatcaaatggatgtaaagacggccttcttaaatggagagttggaggaagaaatctatatggaacaacctgaagagtttgtggttccaggtaaagaaaagaaggtctgTAGACTTGTTAAGCCCCTTTACGGATTAAAACaaacacccaaacaatggcatgcgaaatttgaccaaacaatgttgtcaaatggatttaagataaatgaatgtgataaatgtgtatacattaaaaatgttccaaatcacatagtcattgtttgcttatatgtggatgatatgctcataatgagtaatgacattgacaacataaatgctactaagcatatgctaactagcaagtttgatatgaaaaacTTGGGAGTtactgatttaattctgggaattaagatccaaaagacttctcaaggtctggcattgtcacaatatcattatattaagacagtacttgaaaaattcaagcacttgggctttaaagttgcaaagactccaattgacgtgaatcttgcattagcaaagaacaaaggtcaaagcatatcacaattggattatgctcgtgtgttagGTTGCTTAAtatacatcatgaattgtacatgaccagatatagcttgtgctataagtaaattgagtcgatatacgagcaatccatgccaatctcattggatgacaatgaaacgagttttgggatatttagaacatacccagggctttgctttgcactacagtaaatatcctgcagtgatagagggatactgtgatgcaaattggatcaccggttcaactaattctaagtccacaagtggatatgtattcactattggtggaggagcagtatcttggaagtcatacaaacaaacttgtattgcccgctctacaatggaggttgAGTTCATAGCCTTGGATAAagtcggtgaagaagctgaatagcttcggaatttcttggaagatattccattttagcccaaaccgttggcaccaatatgcatgcattgcgatagtcaagcgacaattggaagggctgggagcgttatgtataacggtaaatctcgtcatatacgacgaagacataaaaccgttagacaattactctctagaggaattatcacgattgactatgtaaagtcaagtgataatgtgtcggatccacttacaaaaggcccaactagagaggtagttgagaagtcatcaaggggaatgggattgtggccgagaacaagtcatagtggcggtaactctacctagaagactagagatcccaagatctaggttcaaggagatcaaacaaagtcatcaatgacggttcaacattgtcaactaaacttttggtccattctcgtgatgagacaatgttcagtaccaaagATAAAGTAtcaaggctttttaatgatttctagttttgatacggggtatatcaaatagtgtatctacggggtgacacgtttaggaatcacctatgtaagtgtgaagtgtttgccgcttcaaggagaactttgtaaggccagttctccacgcacttatgaaatcaggaggtgttcatggctgaaacgaacacaacaatgagaaccaaagatggttaagggttggttgtgtgacttgtGGTTGTCTatgtatacaccaaagttcgacggttcaaagatatcaaatctaccgattgatcgagtatatccgacataagttcactacggaaagttcaaaggaaacctacttatccagatgcaattaatctttacttgcaaatcacacagtttttcatgcatacttccgtgatatagccattccctaTTCATGTGGAGGATTGTTGGGttttatatgtatttaattaatatattaaatacttaaaagatggtgaatgagaaatggagggaaatgaaatttttgagtgaaattttaagtttccccctttGGTAaatggacattgtcccatattggaagaggaagaggttttttatgggtatataaacaattgctcttcttctagatcttaaagagttgagaagaaggcaagcctcgtgccgtcgtcgtcgtcgtcgctcgctcgctcgctcgtcttcggcttcggcttcagatTTACATTTGGATTTGgccaaatgatcgattgattgattaactttttggaccaaatttatttattaatagtaaaatattaacaaaaatgttattaaatatttgttttaataacagaatattaatattaaatattaatattaaatccaatccgCTTTTCTATTTTGGTAACGGAAAAttaactaccctcttcaattttccctctttattgttgagtaattAGCCATTTATGTAATGACATTTATGCTGTGGCCGTTTTTGCAGAAacaaccattctgaagagttgcacctcttcagatttcagcccaactttggtTATAAATACAACACTATTCTGCTCAAAATTTCACTACGATTTTTTGAGTTTCTCCCCCTTCTTCTGCATACTTTTAGCATCAGACAAAGCaatagtaagtgtgatttgctatcgaactttgtgttcgctgaaacactggggtttgaagtaccactacaccagtgtgtaattcgttctatcatgggaggaaataatccataaccttgggtactagaaGGGGaataaattccttaaggaaatactgtgaattccgtgggctcgaattaattttcTGCTATTTCGTTGTTCACTTCTatttatgttcatttatatttccagaattattttacaaatacaactAACTAACACTTAACTATTTTAATGTTTCAACATGAAAATGGTTACAACCCTACATGCTTGAGGCTAGTTCGACATATATGCATGGTGCACATGCGTCTGCTGCTTCGAACTCGAATATTTATATAGAAAATTTATTGAACAACTTGAAAATAAGCATATATATTAAGAGTTGCACCTACTATCTTGAAATCTTGAATCCGCTTACGCCTGCTCACTGAAGAGGAAATATTTTAAAGCCACCCTCCTATGGGTGAGGAATAGAAGGAGGCCGTAGTGGGAACAATGGGTGGTGGAAATATTTTGGAGGAATCTTAGGGAAAGGAGGAAGCTTGGGATGAATATGGATTTTAGGAAATAGGGGTGGGCATGGTTTTTTATAGAATGGTGGAATTGGTTTGTATATTGGAACAGGTGGAGGCAGAGGCTTTACTGGTTTGTAAATTGGAACTGAAGGAGGCTTCACTACTTGTGCCTTTGGTTttggtttatagataggaattgAAGGAGGATTTGGCTTCTTGTAAATGGGAGGGAAAGGTTTATTATGAATAGGGGGTAGAGGTAAATACATCTTAGGGAAATGTTTCTTTTTCCAAGAATGAATCTTGGGAAAAGGTGGTAACTTTGGCAATGGTGGATATTTATAGTGTGGCCATAAGATAGCAGAAGTGCACAAGGCTGTAGAGAACTTTAGATTTCCAGCTGGTTTTAATGTatgtttttcatcattttcagATTTGATGACTACAATCTTGGACCTGTCTATGCCATTGTGTGCTGGACATGGTGCAGCATATGCACTATGGAGTTGGGCATAGCAATCTTCTTTTAATTTGCCGTCTTTTACCATCTCTTGTGGAAGTGAGACCGTGAATTTGCCATCTTTGTCAAGTTTTCCTTCTCCTTTTGTTTTGATTTCTCCATTTTCAACCTTGCAGTCGATGGTTACACGAAGCCCTGAAAGCAAAAGTTGTTATAACTAGAAGCATTTCTTGAATTTTAAAGGATGAACATGGAAGACTACTCATCCATTAATATACTAGTGACAGTGGGTGCAATTTTTTTATTAATGTACATCTTTTCAAAATTGTTCAATTAAAGAGGAGCTTTGACGCAACGGTAGAGTTACTTATCATAGATTAAAGTTGTGGAAACGACCTCTTGCAAACATGCAAGTTAAGCCTATGTATAATAGACATAATATGGTCTGACTCTTCCCTGAACCTCCGCATATAGCGGGAGCTTTGATGCAATTGTAAGAGTTGCTGTCATGTGACAACAGGTTACAGGTTCAAGcagtggaaacaacctcttgcagacaTGCAAGGTAAGACTATGCACAACAGACCCAATGCATGTTGTAGTGATCCTTTCCGGACCGCTACAATGGGAGCTTAGTATACCGACTGTGCTTTTATTGAATTGTGTATACAACGCGAGCCTCAAAACAGCAATGCGAATGCACTCACTGCTCTGATTATGGCACATATGCTATATATGGTTATAGCCATTAAGCTTCTGAAAAATGTTATGCAAAATCAAGATAAAAACATAAAAGTGCATACCTGAAAAGGCATGAGTGGTCTTTATGTTACTCTCTTTGCAATCAGCACATTCCCCAGTTCCAACAACCTGGATTGTCTTGTCAACAGCATAGCAGAAAGTCACAGCAAACAGCAATAAAGAGACAGAGAATCCCAAAAGGACTCTGCCACAAAGTGACTGAAGCCCCATTGAGCACAATGCCAACAGGCAAATGGGGCAGCCAAATAGCTGAGGGAACTATTAACTCTACTTTGCCAAAATGTGAGATTTTGTTGGTGTCCTTGAATATGTTTGTCTGAAGGGATTAAAGGGTATATATATAGTACTTAAAATGATAGATTTTTATGAGTTACACCAACAAATAGTTAAGGACCTCACATGACCTTACCTTGACTTATGTTGGAATAATTGAAAAGGGATTATAGCAAAATTTAAGAAGATTCAACTAATATGGGTGGTGGCATAGCATAGCTGTTTGATCAAAGGCAATTATCCTCATTGAATGAGGTATCATCCAACTGCaaaccttgtttattttctaTCTATAAACCTATTTAGCGGCTTTCATTTATGTCCATCCTGAAAAAATCTGGAGTTAAATGTGAACTTTTGACTACTTGTGGCAATCTTCAGTAACAGTATAATTGACATCGTAGGTGTTCAAGAAAAACTGAAAAATCGGATAGCATCAGACAAATATGTGCCTGAATTTGAACTCAGAGCTTTCTATATGGAGGAAGGTCTCAGCACTTAAACTATGCCATACGAAGAAATTTATGTGTAATTACTTAATAAGTGACCTGATTGTATAAACAGTTTTATATCGTCAGTGCGTGTAACCTAAATTCTTGCTTTAATAGCATTTTACACTCaccaaaatatttattgtaaaccCTTCTACAGCATGTAGAAACTTACACTAGCGCATAAAATACTTTTACTTGTACTACAATATGATTTGACTCAATCATCAACTTCTTACCTAAATCAATTGACAAATATCGTTTAGAGAGATAGAATTGGGTTCATAAACTTTATCATGTGAGTACATGTTTTTGTTCTGTGTTTGATTTTTCTACTACTAATTTATCTTACATCTTGGCTAATTATACGGCACAAAAAGAAGAGGAAGTTGTTTATTCATTGTCGATTTGAAGCCCTGAAAACGATGTTTCAACTAATTATGTACGCATTTACTTGAATTTCATCTCCCACATGCAGCAATATACGGACCAATGTATAATAATAACATTACAGGACAAGCCCACCTCTATTGTCACTTGAAACTTAGTTCTAATGTAAGAAACTCAATCCAAATGTGTCAAAGGACAACGTAGATCTTCTGCGATGATCTGTATAATGATGTGATTTTTTAACCACCTAAACACGAGCTTATATTTTATAATAGTAGAAACTAGAAGGCAATAATATTTCTATTCTTAATTCCAGAGTAGTACATTCTTGTTTGATGACAAGTATGTTTATTGACTTTTCTCCATTCCCGCTAAAGATTTTAACAAGCTAAGGTGCTTCACAACTCAAACAAAGACCATAAGAATGACCAATCTAtctaccaagaaaataataaacttGTTGAACAGAAAAAAGAGAATATGTTAGACAATTGTCTTGGTCACCTCCAACTACCAGTCAGTTTGGCACTAAAAAGACAAAGGCTGATAGGTTTTTCCTCATGCTACAACAGTAAAGAAGCTCTATCACTTCTAATTCTTAAACCTATTGCACGTTTTTAACTGTGCGTAAATCCAGTCTAACTGGGAATTTAGCCTCCACATACTGCTTGGGACATCAGAACCTAAGTAAttcacttcttcttcttcgactTGTTGGAAAGCGATTGAGTATATGCAGTTCCCTACATAAAAGACACAAGAAGGCAAAAACTCATCATACCAAAGTCCAGACATATAAAGAAATCATTTTAACGTGATTCTGAAAAACTAGAAGACCAAATATTCTAAAAAATACTCCCAACAGTTAGAGAAACCACAAACCTCAAGCCATTCATCCATGGATGCATCTGTTGTTGCAGTTCCAACTTCAACCTTTGCCTTTGGTGCTCTCTTAGTTTTCTGTACGTACAtccaagaaagaaaagaaagcattAGAAGGGAAAAAGAGCAACGGAAGTGCACCAAAACACCCAGGATTTCTGATGCACTAACAAATATTCTTCTGCTTTTGCAAGGTGCATACAAAGAGCATATGTAATCACCTTTGAGAGATTTTGTATCTGACCACGTATCCAGAATCCAAGAAGGCCAAGGAGGGCAATTCCAAGACAGAACAAGAAAACAGACTCAACACTGAGAAGACCACCAGGCTCAGTCACTTCAATAGTACCGTTGTAGAATGTACTCTGATAAGGGTTCTGGTCTATCTCATAAACAATAGTGCCAACTAGATCAAAACTTCCAGGCTGCAACATTAAGAAAGAAAAGTTATTCAGCCTAGGAAACCAACGGCGGCATTCAAGTGCAAGCAAATAAAGTATAAAAATAAGCAGATAACAAAAGATAAAAGCAGTACAAATGCTTGGAAGACAACCAACCTGCATAAATTTGCTGACAGCAAATATATATGGAAAAGTTGCCTGGGCTGAAGGTGGAACTGTTGCATTGTTAAAAGCCTAGGAAATGGACCAAGATACAGAATTAGCCAAGTCCCTAACCCAAATCACAGTATAATAGCATGAACATGGAAGCCTCATTTCAATAGGAACTCctaattaacaatgaaagatcACCAAAGTATTTTCATCCCATAGAGAATAATCACGCCCTTGTCACAAATAAATTTTTTACTTTACTTCAAAGCAATCTTAAAATGATATCTTTTTCTTACCATTAAATCTAAAATTATATCCTAGGATCAGTGATGTGGATATATATGAGCTTCATGCTATGTGGAAGTTAATATAAAATGAGAAAAAACATATGTTTCATTTCTAAGAAGAATAAGTTCTGTATGCCTTGTGCATGCAAATGTTTTCTTGGTTCAACTGGAAGCTAAACAGCTACTAACCTAAAGGTTAAAAGTTCACGTGAAGAGACCTCAAATAAGATTGAAAATTACCAGAAGAATtcagaactaagtgaatatgagaATATGTAAATTCCAGCTTAAAGAACCAAAATAACAGGTAAATAAATTTGAGATAGAAAGCTCTTTTCAGCTTAAAGGGCATAATAAATCACAAATCTTATGGAAGGAGGAGAGTGCAGCCTaatttctaaaaaagaaaataagccAAACAATTACCTGTACGGACAGATTTTGAACCAAATAACGGTGATCAAAAGGAAGGTGAACACTGGCTTGGATTGCAATGATATTCAGACTAGAATCCCCTGTTTTAGGCACCCAAATTTGGGAAATTAATCActgaaaattaagaacttgaagggGGAGGAGAAAATACACCAAAGCACATAAAATTACCGTCATTTTTCATTCCAACTAACAGCTCACTTTCCTCACCAGCTGCCACCGCTGCGGAAAAGAAGAAACGTGATTTAGAGATGCAATTCAAAAACAGTTACTAAACATTTAAGCAAAACAAGGAACCAACAATAAAGATGCAAAGCAGAATCGAAATTACTTACACTTGGATGGGTTTTTAGGGAAAACACAAATTGTCTCAATCCCAGGTGCCGGACTAAAACTGTCACTGCCAAAATCTTGCACATCATCACCAACAATTCCAAGATCCCCTCCTTCTCCACTGCCTTCAACCACTTCCGTTTCAGGGTCCGATTGGCATCTAGCAACTATGGAGTAAAATCAACACCatataaaaccaaaatgaaaTTCAGGAAATAATAGTTCGAAATCTGAACAGAAACTCCTtaataatcaacccaaacagCAAACAGCCCAATAAACATCAATAGCGCAAAGATCCCAAAGAAAGTTGTGGTCGGCTACACAAAACCCCTGTAACCATTCCGCGCAAGTCGGGCCCAAAAGCCTAGAAGATAATAAGTTATGCAAATATCACGAAGAACTAGCTGAATCCTGAAAATCAAGTAATTGAACTACTATACTTTACCTTTCTCATAAAACAAAAAGAGTAAATGAACTACTTATTGCTGTATTAGGCAGAGGTGGATCCAAGATTTGAGCTTTACGGGATCAGTAGGATGCCACTGAACAACTAATGAGTTACtgggttcaaaatttaatatttctacatatttaataaatttcttaacaCATATAAAAGGTCTGCATCAAAGCAATTGGGTTTAGCTGAACCCGTAGCTTATACTACGCAGCATACGCCCCTAACATTAGGTAGGATCGATGCATGGATCAACAGTTCTTTTCCATGTCATTATATCAAATGAGATTATAACAAAAGATTACCAAGTCGAAGACATTTAATTTAACTACCAAATTACACTATTGCCACCCAGAACACAATTCGAATTCTACTTATTATTCCCGAACACTATTCTGCTGAGATTATTTTCAGTAATCTTCAATAAGAGGCAGAATTACTCATTAAAGACAAATCACatcccacacacacacacaactttGAGGAGATAAAAGAAATTTCGATTGTATCCGATTGAATCTCAATTTACAAGATCGCACAAAAGATTACTAAATAAAGCTAGAAAAACACGGTAATTATCCTGTTGCACGAGCATTTGCATGTAGGAACAATTgtataaataaggaaagagagaTCTGGATCTGAGAAACGAACCTTGAAGAAATGGTGAAGAAAAGAGAAGGAGAGCTAAGAGGATCCAGAAAACCCTAATTGTCATTTTATGAATTCGAACAGAGACGAATTAACAGAAATGTAGAGCTGAGCTGAGAAGAAACGCCCAGCAGCAGAAGCAGGAGCAGGAGCAgtgtttttttttgtctttttacgGCATAGGAAGTGAAACCGAACCTCCTTTTGTGTTTGGAAACAGAGGAATATCCAAAGAAAACTCGAGCCAATACGCGGGGCCCAATTTCACGATTCCACTTATTTTTTTAGGCTTTATTTGATTAATAGTACTCGTATAAAATTTATGCGACGTGCTTAATATATTTTCTcatttagaaaaacaaaaaatcagCAAATTTGatagtgttataaaataaaggcCGTGAAGTAAATAAACCGAAGACAAGTATAAGGAGAGAgatattgatatattattcaactttaaattgaataatatatcaatttaaagttgaattgaagtacataatgaactgaaaactcctctatttatagaaaaaaggaAACAGCTACGAGGCTTTCAAGAAGCAGCCgcaaggcttttcaggaagcagctgcggGCCCTTTCTTGAGCTGcctgtaagctgtctgcatgagctgcttacaacctgcctgtttaataagaatctgctgcaaatcatttcattgagttgcttgcaacctgcctgcatcagctgcttgtagataaacttcaatggagtactaaatggataatcttcttcaggaagattatctatagcagagtaataaatggacatccacaatataatagtttcataacactcccccttggatgtttatttaaagatattgtgcctcgttaaaaccttactaggaaaaacccagtgagaaaaatcctagtgaaggaaaaagagtacacatatttagtaatacgcatttctggctgcctcattaaaaaccttgcgagaaaaaccctatgggaaaaatcttagtaagggaaaaagagtacaccgcGTATTTCACTCCCcttgatgaaaaccttgtttcaaatatttgagtatctgcattccaatcttatataccatcttctcaaaagttgaagttgacaAAGATTTAGTGAACAAATTTGCTTGATtttcacttgaacggatttgttgcacaataatgtcaccatttttctgaagatcatgtgtctagaataattttggtgaaatgtgctttgttctatctccttttataaatcttcccttcaattgggctatgcgtgcaacattgtcttcgtataaaattatgGATCTTTTATCCAACccacatttttcttgaataaaatgaatcattgatctcaaccatacacattccctacttgcttcatgaatagctattatctcagcatgatttgaagaagcagtaataatagattgctttgtggagcgccatgatatgacagtacctccacatgtaaacataTATCCGATTtgaaatcgagctttatggggatcagataaataacctgcatctgcttaaccaatacgatctgcaccaccTTTGTTAGCATTGGCAATATACATAAGTGCATCCATTGCACGAAATAGAGTATtccaggaccaaggagttcctcatcctcttctggaagtcggaacggatccttattcacttcaagtgatcgaacaaccattggtgtactttATCCATGTAAAAGctttttaagaccctttctgtataggcagattgatggataaagattccGTTTGCTAAATATtgaatttgtagaccaagacaaagttttgtctttccaagatctttcatctcaaattctttcttaagatattcaattgccttttggagctcttttggagttccaacaagatttatgtcatcaatataaacaacaagtataacctTCTTTCAgtaaatattcactgaggcgattataccacatgtgcccagaatactttagaccatacaaagatctttataatttgatcgagtacatttctcaagactttgaattatatgcttttgacattttaaatccttcaaggatcttcatatagatttaatcaaataagtcatatatattatgacttgtatctaaatggtatgacatcttcaagtgtctggattGCTTGttcgatcctcacaatctt is a genomic window containing:
- the LOC107820272 gene encoding proline-rich protein 2-like, with amino-acid sequence MGLQSLCGRVLLGFSVSLLLFAVTFCYAVDKTIQVVGTGECADCKESNIKTTHAFSGLRVTIDCKVENGEIKTKGEGKLDKDGKFTVSLPQEMVKDGKLKEDCYAQLHSAYAAPCPAHNGIDRSKIVVIKSENDEKHTLKPAGNLKFSTALCTSAILWPHYKYPPLPKLPPFPKIHSWKKKHFPKMYLPLPPIHNKPFPPIYKKPNPPSIPIYKPKPKAQVVKPPSVPIYKPVKPLPPPVPIYKPIPPFYKKPCPPLFPKIHIHPKLPPFPKIPPKYFHHPLFPLRPPSIPHP
- the LOC107820273 gene encoding translocon-associated protein subunit alpha, with the protein product MTIRVFWILLALLLFSSPFLQVARCQSDPETEVVEGSGEGGDLGIVGDDVQDFGSDSFSPAPGIETICVFPKNPSKSVAAGEESELLVGMKNDGDSSLNIIAIQASVHLPFDHRYLVQNLSVQAFNNATVPPSAQATFPYIFAVSKFMQPGSFDLVGTIVYEIDQNPYQSTFYNGTIEVTEPGGLLSVESVFLFCLGIALLGLLGFWIRGQIQNLSKKTKRAPKAKVEVGTATTDASMDEWLEGTAYTQSLSNKSKKKK